The window GGATCATCACCTCTTCAGCCAGCAAACCACCCGCCCACTTACCCAACTAGGTGACAGATAACGCTCCATTGAGCGCCCATTAGAGCGCTTGCTGTCACCCAGTTGGGCAGCCCGTCACACTCTGGCCACGCGACCACTTGACTAGTTCCCCAACCCACGACCAGTAGGCTCACCCCATGCGTACTCTTGGCAAACACTCCCGTGGAAGTCACCAGTGATTTCAGAGGCCCGGATCAGCCGCGGCTCTCAGAAGGTCATCGCCAGTGTGGTGGGCCTGCTCTGTCTCTTCATCATTGCAACTGCCATTCCCAGCGGAGTTCTGCTGATGAGCGCAGCGCTGGTTGTGGTCATTGCGCTCCTGACAGTTTCGGTGCTCCGAATAAGCGTGACCATTGAAGCGACAGGCCAGAACCTGACGGTCAGATGTCGGCCGTTCTACTCCAAGACGATCCCGCTGCAGGACATCGTTGATGCCTCCCCTGCGCCATCCAGTTCCATGATCGAAGGCTTCGGCGTCCGGTACTTGGGCCAGCGAACGTGGGGGTTGCTGGTCGGCGGTCCGGCCATCGTCCTGGAGACCCCCAGCCGCACGTGGCTCATCTCCACGCCGGACCCCGATTCAACAGCAGCGTCCATCCTGACCCATGCTGGCAAACTGAGGGACAGATAACGTCCTATTGAGCCCTCAGTAGAGCGTTTGCTGTTACCCAGTTGGGTGCGCAGGTACGTTATTCGCGCGGGCGCATCAGCGGCGGGTTCAGCACCGCGCGGGTGGGCTGGCCCGGCGTCGGGCGCGCCTCGGGGGCGAGCCGGAACAGCGCAGCCGGCCGCCCGGCGTCGCCCGCTGTCATGCGCCCCGTGTCTTCCAGGAAGCCAGGCGTTCCGGTGGCTTTTCTGTGGAAGTTCCGCGGGTCCAGGCGCGTCCCCCACACCGCTTCGTACACGGCGCGGAGCTGGGCGATGGTGAATTCCTCGTCGCAGAACGCGGCACCCAAGGGTGAGTATTCGAGCTTGGACTTTGCCCGCTCCAAGGCGTCGTCAAGGATCCGTGCGTGATCGAAGGCGAGCTCAAGCTTCCCGTCAAGGATGTCCCGCACCGGATACCAGGCGGCGTGTTCGGCGTCGCTGCCCGCCGACAACACGGGAAAGTCCGGTGCCAGGAGCAGGTGCGCCACTGTGAGGACGTCACCGCGGGGGTCGCGCCCCTTCGGGCCGTAACTACCCAACTGTTCCAGATGTCCCGGAAGTTGCTCGACGCCGGTTTCCTCCGCGAGCTCTCGGCCCGCCGCCTCAAGCAGATCCTCGCCCGCCAGAACGAATCCGCCGGGGAGCGCGGGCTTGCCCTTGAAGGGTTCGATGAGGCGCGTGATGAGAAGGACGCTCAGCTGCGCGTCGCGCACAGTCAGGGCGACGACGTCGACCGTTACCGGAAAGCGCTCGGGCGCTGGATGGGATGCAGGCATGCATCAATCCTAGATAGTTATCGTCATGTTGACAATAAACCTTGGTAGCCCCTATTGTTTAGTTATCGTCAACTTGACGACAACTAAATGAAAGAGGCGAGCATCATGGCAATCATCAAGCGCTACCCCTGGATCAGCCATTTCCTTGGCAGCCCCACCGGTTACGTCGTCCACCTACAGAAGGGGACGGTCAGGCACCGGGGCGTGGGTCAGGCATTCTTCTTCCGTCCCGCGAACTCTGTTTTGAGTGAGGTACCCGTGGACGATCAGGAACTGCCCACCCTCTTTCACGCCATCACCCGCGACCACCAGGATGTGAGCGTTCAGGCCAACGTCACCTACCGCTTTATCGATCCCGTGGCCGTTTCCACCCGCCTCGACTTCGGACTCCAGGCCGCCGGCAAAGCACCCGCAACAGGACGCGAGCAGGTGTCCACCATCATCGGCCAGCTGTGCCAGAGCCACGCGATAGACCAGATCGCCACCACCACACTGGCCGAAGCACTGGAACGCGGAGTCAGCCAGCTCCGTCTGGTCCTAACGGAGGCACTGCGGGCAGATGCACGGCTACAGTCCACCGGCATCGAAATCCTCGGCGTGCAGGTACTGGCCATCCGGCCCGAAGCCGACGTCGAACGTGCGCTGCAGACACCCGTGCGTGAACAGCTCCAAGCCGAAGCGGACCGGGCTGTGTACGAGCGGCGGGCAGTCGCCGTCGAACGTGAACGCACTATTTCCGAGAACGAGATGGCGAGCCAGATCGAACTCGCCGTCCGGCGGGAGAACCTGGTGGCCCAAGAGGGTGCGAACGCCCGCCGCGCCGCCGAAGAGAAAGCTGCCGCCGGCCTGATCGAGGCCCAAGGATCTGCCGAACGAAAAGGCATTGGCGCCGAGGCCGAAGCACACCAGATCCGGTTGGTGGGCGAAGCGGCCGCAGCCCGTGAGGCCGCAACCATGGAGGTCTACCGCGGCATGGAACAGGCCACGCTACTGGCCTTGGCTTTCAAGGATGCAGCCGGCAGCCTGCCGAACATCGGGAACCTCACCATCACCCCGGACCTGCTCAGCGGAGCACTTGCCGGACTGTTCAAGGAACCCGCCGCTACTGTAGAAGCCACCAAGTAAAGGACCTGTTATGGCAACCCCGCGCATCGTCATCGTCCACCGGCGAACCGAACTCCAGGAACTCCTGGACCGGCATGCCACCCGGGGCCAGGCCGAGTTCTTCCTCCGCACCCGTGGCCGCAGCATCCAGGACGTACAGGACCGGCACGATCAGCTCACCTCCGCACTCGCAACCATCCGGGCGGCAGTACCCTCCGATTGGCGCCAGGCAGAAGTGGAACGCGCGGACCTGAGCCGCTTCCTGCTCACCGCCGAGGACATCATCGCTGTGGTGGGGCAGGACGGACTCGTAGCGAACGTTGCCAAGTACCTGAACGGCCAGCCGGTGATCGGCATCGATCCTGAGCCAGGCGCAAACCCGGGCGTACTGGTCCGGCACACGCCGGCCCGCGCTGCAGCATTGCTTGGCGCCGCTGACGTTGGGCGGCTGCACTGCCAGGACCTCACCACAGTGACGGCAACGCTCGACGACGGTCAGCAGCTTTCGGCGCTGAATGAAGTCTTCGTGGGGCACGCTTCGCACCAGTCGGCAAAGTACACCGTCACTGTCCCGAGCTTCAAGGTTCCGGGTGGGCAGAGCGAGCGGCAGTCGTCATCTGGCCTTATCGTTTCCACAGGCACAGGGGCCACCGGCTGGTGCGCCTCCATCGCCTTGGATCGCGGCGGCCGTGCCCTGCCTGCCCCGAGCGATCCGCGGCTCGCGTGGTTCGTCCGCGAAGCATGGCCTTCACCTGTCACCGGTGCCTCGTTGACAGAAGGTGTCCTGGAAGCAGGCGAAGTCCTTCGGATTACCGTGGCTTCCGATCAGCTGGTGGTCTTCGGCGACGGCATGGAAGATGACCGGCTGACGGCGTCCTGGGGGCAGGAGATCACGGTGCAGTTGGGGCAGAGGCCGCTGCGCTTGGTTGTTTGAATATGAACCGTGCAGTCATGAAGCTGCGAGTGTGACAACAAGGAAGCACCGGTTTCTTGCGTCTCAATGGTCTAAAGCTCCGCTAGGGTAGGCACACCTGTCGAAATTGAGACCAATGGGGGTCACATGGAATTTGCAGAACGGCTGTCGGCACTAGCAGCAAAAGTCCGTCAACAGCGAGGCATTATTGAGACAGAGGAAGCAACGAAGAATGCCTTCGTCATGCCTTTCATCTCCTCAATCCTTGGCTACGATGTATTCAACCCGCTGGAGGTAGTTCCCGAGTTCACCGCGGATGTGGGCGTGAAAAAGGGTGAGAAAATTGACTATGCCATCGTCAAGGATGGCGAAGTTCAGATTCTCATTGAGTGCAAAAAATCGGTTGAGCCCGTAAAGATCGAGCACGCTTCTCAGCTATTTCGCTATTTTGCGGTGACGAACGCCAGAATAGCTATTCTCACAAACGGGGAAACCTATCAGTTTTTCACCGATCTCGATGCTCCCAACAGGATGGATGCGAAGCCGTTCCTGGTGCTGGATCTGAACGACATCGATGAAACGCTGTTGCCCGAGCTACAGAAGCTTTCCAAAGATGTCTTCGACCTCGATTCCATTATCAGCGCAGCAGGCGAACTGAAATATATCGGTGAACTCAAAAGGACCCTCGCGGCACAGTTCCGGGAGCCCGAAGATGAATGGGTCAAGTTCCTCACTTCACGCGTCTATACGGGCGCGTATACGCAGCGTGTTCGCGAGCAGTTCACAGCACTTGTAGCTAAGGCGACAAAGCAGTTTCTGAATGATCAGGTCAATGAACGTCTCAAGAAAGCACTTGGAGCCCAGGCGTATGCGCCCAGTGACGATATAGCTGCCGCCGCAGTGTCGAGCAAGCCCGTTGCTGAGGCTGATCTAGCAGAGGCAGACGCCTTGGAAACCACTCTTGAGGAAATTGAGGGGTACCAAATCGTTCGCGCTATCGTTTGCAGCGAAGTCAAACCAAACCGGGTCGTCCAACGTGACGCCAAGTCATACTTCGCAGTGCTACTTGATGACAACAACCGTAAGCCAATCGCTCGGCTCCATTTCAATAGAACTCAGAAGTACCTGGGCTTGTTTGATGCAAACAAGGAAGAGACTCGCATGCCAATCGGCTCCCTAGAGGAAATCTACGAGCACACAGAAGTTCTCCGGGCAACCGTAAAGAGCTACCTCTGATCTATGGGGGGAGGTGACTGATCACCTCCCCCATCCTTTCGCACCAGTTAATCCAATCGGTGTAGTATGGGTGGCTTGCCCGCCTAACTTCAGCTCGGGCACTCCGTTCAGACTCATACGAGGAGCCTCGTGAGCCATCCTGAGAACACTGCCCAGACTTCCGCCACGGTCCCGAACCCTTCTGGAAAGCCCGGCCGAGACGCTCTATGGGGATGGTTGGTGGGACTTCTTGCCGGCATTCTTGGTCTGGCCCCGTGGTGGATCACGGGCGGCACGCTGCCTCTCCAAAACTTGTGGGCTACACAAGTGATGCCAGCCCAGATGCCTCCCGCTCTCTTACCCCTGAGTCAGTACGAAGCGACAACCATTGTCGCGCTGCTGACGGTTGGCGGAGCATCGGCCGGGCTTGCAGTGCGCATCTGGTCACCCGCCCGCCGTCGACTGGTCATGGGGTGCACGGCTGCCGGTGTTTTCGCGGTGCACTTCACGGCCACCGTCCAATCATTTTCTGTACTCCACCACGGCCTCGCTCCAGGCACCTTGTCCGACCTCTACTTCGGCGGTCTCCTGGCGGGCGTCATCGGTTCCGTGATCGCAGCATTTGTTGCCATGCTGCTCATCGCTTCACCCTCCCCCGTCAAAGCCACCATCGGATTCGGGCTCATGGCTGTTCCCTTCACTTCCTGGGCAGTGGTGTGGGTAGTGAGCGTGGTGGGATTCCTCAATGTACCTACTGCCGTGCCGACCATCGCACGATGGGTCCCCGCCGTCCTGGTGGGCTGTGCGCTTGCTTGGTGTGGTCTCAGGCCCGCCAAGAGGGTGATCGCCTGGGTGCTCAACCTCGTCTTCCTGTGGCTACTTCCGGCGCTATTTACCGCTGTCCAAGCCGTTCTTGGAACCCGGGTGCTGGCAGGGGACATCCCTGAAATGCTGTCGATGGGCCGGCAAGTTTTGACGGCAGCCCTAGGCCCCGACGGCGGGGCTTTGCCCACGATTTTGCTGGCTTTGGCTATCGGGCTGGCGGGCGTTGGAGCCCGGGTTATCGCAGCGCGGAGGGGTTCCGGCACAGCTCACTAGTTCGTATGAGTGCGAACCATTCGAACGTCCTTCACGTCGTCTTCAATCTTCACTGTGCCATCGGCGATGAATCCGTTCTTCCGATAGAAAGCTTGGGCTCGCGGATTGGGATCGGCCACCCACAACACCGCAGGCGTCGAGGGGCTGATGACTTCGTTAAGTAACGCCGCTCCCACCCCCGAGCCGTGGAACGCAGCATAGGTGTACAAGACAAACAACTCCTGCTGCCCTTCAGCATGCTCAGGCGAGGGGCCTGACATAGCAATGCCGATCACTCTCTCTTCGTGTACAGCTACAGCGGCGTTGTTCTTTTCATAGCGAGGATCACTCAGCGCTGCGGTCCAGAATTTTTCCCGCCACGCCAGGAGCTCTGGGTCGTCCAGCGCGGAGTCGCTCATCAAGCCCCGATAAGTTTCGCGCCAGGTATCCACATGAACTTTCGCCATCTCCAGCGCATCCGTTGGTTCAGCACGACGCACATCAAAGTTGATTGCCATGGCTCAACGGTACAGGCGGTCTTAAGCCGTGCCTGAGCTGTGCTCGATGGCGCCTACCCCTAATACCCCTCGAATAGCAACCATTGTTCCCTTGCAGACCCCGCGATAGGGTGACCGGACCGTCCACCCACATCATCGTCTGGAACAACTCTGGGAGACACCATGACACATGTGAGACGTCAATTGGCTGCGGTCACGGCAGCCTTGGCACTGACCGCGACGAGCGGCGCGATGGCCAGTCCGGCCTTCGCTGACCCCCGCGAAACAGACAAGACAGCCACGGCTACCGGCTATGGCGGCGCCGTGAGCACCGTGGATCCCGAAGCTTCAGCAGCCGCCATCGAAGTATTACGGAAGGGTGGCAATGCTGCCGACGCCGCCGTCGCCGCAGCAGCAACCTTGGGAGTTACGGAGCCCTACAGCGCAGGCATTGGTGGCGGCGGCTACTTCGTGTTCTATGACGCGAAGACCAAGCAAGTAGGGACCATCGACGGCCGTGAAACCGCTCCAGCAGGCATGCCGAACGATGCCTTCATCGACCCGGCAACCAAGAAGCCGTATAACTTCACTCCCGAGCTTGTGACCAGCGGCGTTTCCGTCGGCGTACCCGGCACACCCGCTACATGGGAGCGGGCGCTGGAGCGCTGGGGCACGTTGGATTTGGGCGAGGCGCTGAAGCCGGCCATCAAGGTGGCAAACCGCGGTTTTGTTGTGGACGAGACTTTCCGGCAGCAAACGTTGGACAACAAGCTCCGCTTTGACGCGTTCACCTCCACCCGAGACCTGTTCCTCCCCGGCGGCGACGCTCCCGCCGTCGGAAGTGTCTTCAAGAATCACGATCTCGCGGCGACCTACAGGCAACTTGCCAAAGAGGGCACTGACGCCTTTTATGGCGGCCCGCTTGCAGAGGAAATCGTGAAAACGGTTCAGGCTCCGCCGAAGACGGCCACAACCGAACTTCCCGTCCCTGTTGGGTTCATGACCACCCAGGACTTGGCCAACTACAAGGTCCTGGACCAGGACCCCACCAAGGTTGAGTACCGTGGCTACGAGGTCTTCGGCATGGCTCCTTCCAGCAGCGGCGGCACCACAGTGGGTGAGTCGCTGAACATCCTGGAGAATTACGACCTCAAAGGCATGACACCTGTTGATGCCTTGCACCATTACATCGAGGCCAGCTCGCTGGCATTCGCGGATCGTGGTGCCTACGTTGGCGATCCTGCTTTCGTCAATGTCCCCACCAAAACACTGCTGAACGACGTCTTTGCCAAGGAACGCTCCTGCGAGATTGATCCGACGGCGGCAGCTCCCAAACCTGTCGCCCCCGGCAATATAGAAAAGTACGACGGCGCGTGCCCGGCTGCCGTGGCGCCCCTCGCCAATGAAACGGACACGGAGAACATCTCCACGACGAACCTAACGGTGGCCGACAAGTGGGGCAACGTGGTGGAATACACGCTGACGATCGAGCAGACCGGCGGTTCGGGAATCGTTGTCCCGGGCCGGGGTTTCCTGCTCAACAACGAGCTGACTGACTTCAGCACGGTCTATGACCCGAAGGATCCCAACCGGATTGAAGCGAACAAGCGGCCGCGGTCCTCAATGTCGCCCACCATCATCCTCAAGGACCAGAAGCCGTTCCTGGCACTGGGCTCCCCCGGCGGATCGACCATCATCACCACGGTGCTGCAGACCATCCTGAACCGCGTCGACTTGGGGATGACGGTCTCGGAAGCCCTCGCTGCGCCACGTACTTCACCACGGAACGGCGTCACGGTCAGCTCCGAGCCTGCCTTTATTGAGGCCTATGGTCCCGCCCTGGAGTCGTTGGGGCATGATCTGGTTCCGGCTGGCGACGCCTTCACGTCAGCTGCCGAGATTGGGGCCGCAACCGCCATTGAGTTCAATCCGGACGGATCGTTGACTGCGGCCGCGGAGCCTGAACGCCGTGGCGGAGGTTCGGCGATGGTGGTGAAGCAGACGAGACCTGGCAGGTAACGCTTAGGGTTGTCGGTTCTTCCTGACCTCCCGGCCAAACCTCCACAGCGTGAGCAATGATGCGGCCGCAATGATGATTCCGGACAGAACGGACCACCACGTTTGATCTGAGTCGGAAACGAAAATGGACACAGCATAGGTGCCCAGGACCAATGCCAGAAAGAGCCAAACCAACGGACTGCGGTTCATTGAGAATTCCTTAATTGAAGTAGATGAAATGTCATGCCAGATCCCGCTTCAGGAACATCCCGAACGCAACCGCTGTAACTACTACAAGCCAGATAGCGGCTCCAATAAAAGAACCTGAAGCGGGTATGTGGACTGTTACTTGGTCGGCCCAGTCAGCGGCCAGGACGGGGAAGAGGTACTGTTCGGCGTGCCCATATGAATCAGCAAGGAGCTCCGGAAGCAGCAGACTCAGGGGCACCACAAAGAGGCTCACCAGGTGGTTGCGTATAAGGGATCCGAGGGCAAAGCCCCATAGCGATCCCATGGCGGCCATGCCCGCGAACGCCAGGACTGTTTGAACGCTGAATCCCCATGCTCCGGCCAAGATTCCTCCGGTCGCTCCGAACAGCGCGCCTACGGTTGCACCAACCAGGACGGCCGTCAGAGAAGTGCTGGCCGCCCGGGCAGCGAAAGCCGGTCCCCGATGGAACAGCAGTGCCCTGCGTGTGAAGCACCCCGTCCGATAATCCGAGGTGAAGGAGAAGGACCCCGTCACCGCAGCTGCCGTGAGCATGAGGGACAAACTTGCTTGCCGGAGAACGCCGTCAATTCCCGGTGGAGTTTGGGGTTCGAGCCTCGTCATGCCAATGAGTACGCCCACGAGCCCTATCACCAGCACGGCACAGATGGCTGATCCCAGCCACAACCAGGGCCTTCTGATGTCAGAGAGAAAGGCGGACACCACCTAAAACTCCTTTCCTCGGAGAAGTCGCACTGCACCTAAACCGGCAGCGAGTAACCAGCCAAGCGATACAAGGAAGGCTGGCAATGGATTCAGAAGACCCTCAAATGGCAGGGACGCTATTCCCGCCAAAGCCCCCGAGGGAAGCCAACGGGCTATTTCAGGTGCGCTTGCCAAAAGGGGCACCTCAAGGGCCAGCGGAATCAGCAGGGTGAGCATCGTCGTCGCGTAGTAATGCCGAATGATCCAACCCAGCGAACAACCCCACAACGCACCCATGATTGAGGCAAGCACCACTCCCGGCATGTGGTTCCATGACTCGGCAGCCAGCAGTTGGTCCAAAACGCCAGGGGGTAGCGAGAACGCCATGCTGACGCCCCACAGCACTATTCCGGTGATGACCGTGGCAAGACCAACAACCGTTGCGGCCAAGTATTTGGCTGTCAGCACCTGATTCAGCCCTGACATCACCACAGTGCGTCGAAGGGTTCCGTAATAGGACTCCCGGGTGACCACATAGCTTCCTGCAAACATGGACACGGGTGCGACGCTCGCTGAAAGGGCCCAAAATGTTTGGACGTTCTCCTCGGCAGAGAGCCCTTCCGAATTACCCGGCCACCCCAGGAAGTTTGCAACGAACCAAGGGATCAGCGCAGTAAATGCCACAATGCCGAGTACTGAATAACCACTGACATACCGGAGGAGCTCTGAACGGAGCCCATTGGCCAGGGAACCTACTGAGACTCCGTTCACCGGGAGCCCTCCAGAATCTTGAAATACGCGGATTCCAAGCTGCCTCCGCCGAGCTCTTTGGCTTCCTCGAGGGTGCCTCGAAACAGCGTCCTTTGTTTGAGGATCACCACTTCATCCGCAACCTGTTCCAACTCCATGAGCTGGTGACTTGAGATCAGTGCGCTCCCGCCGGATGCGACGAATTCCCGGACAAACTTCCGCAGCCACTGGATGCCCTCAGGGTCCAGGCCGTTGGCGGGCTCATCGAGGACCAGCATTTCCGGGCTGCCCACCAACGCGGAGGCAATTCCCAGGCGTTGCCGCATTCCCAGCGAGTAGTCCCGTACCTTCTTATTTCCTTCACCTGCCAGATCCACCAACTCAAGGACGCGCTCAACGCTGTCCGGCTCAGCCCCGGAAGCGAGCCGGCAGATCTGCAGGTGCCGGCGTCCCGTCAGCCCAGGCTCCACGTCCATGCCGTCCAGATTCACCCCAACTTTGGTGGCGGGCCTGGGCAGTGTCCGGTAGTCACGGCCGAAGACGGTTGCGCGCCCGGACGTTGCTTCCACAAGGCCTGTCAGCCCAGCGAGCGCGGTGCTCTTTCCGGCCCCGTTGGGACCAATCAGGCCCACCACCCGACCGGCCGCTACGTCGAAAGTTAGATCTTCAACAGCGAACCGCGAGCCTCGCTTCTTACTGAACGCCTCGAAACTGGCGTGGATTGTCATGAGTTCCCCCTCGTGGATTGGGTGGTTTGCCCGGACCGTCCCGGCCATAGCGGCGAGTTCATGGCCGTCTCCCACAGCCACTCCCCCAAGCTGAGCTCCCGTTGGCTGGTCACTTCGGCGCGTCCGGAGGAGGACAGGTTCATGCCTGATTCCAACTCGCTTGGATAGGCCAGTACCGGCAGGTTGTTGCCGGCTAGGGCGATCGGGGCGATGGTGTCCAGCGTTGCCATGGAGTTCGACGGCGGCGGGTCACCAATGGCGGCCTGGCCCAGTTTTTCGTGGATGATCATTCCCTGCGATTGCAGAGTCACATGATCACCGGGTTCGAACGCCTTGCCGGAACCTTGCAGCGGGGTCACGATGCGCAATTGGCCGTCTGCATACGTGTAGCCGGCTACGGTCACGGACCTCATGGGCACGAGCGCTAAGAGTGCTCCGACAACAAGGACGCCCAAACCGACGACCAGGATCCTCCTCCATGCCGGGCTTCCCTTCAGGGTTGCCACACGGAAAAACCGGAAGACACCCTTGGCAGCCATCACCAGCAGCAGGCAAAGGACAGCGAAGACAACAAGATGCCCCACATAGCCAAGCTGCAGGAAGATCGGCACGAGTCGTTGGTAACCGACCACCATGAAGGCAATTCCTGATAAGAAGCTCGCAAGCCCAAACCACGGGAGGTAGCCCAGGTTTGGGGAAGGGATCCGGGAACCGAGAACGCGTGAGCGGACGACGTCGGCCAACCCATCCATCGACTTCTTCCGGAGGTGGGGGATGTCCACTGCAGACATCAAAGCTACGTAGCCGTCCAATTTGATGAAGGGAAAGAGATTCAACACCGCCACGGCGTAGCAAATCATCCCGTAGAGCACTGCGGCATCCTTCACAGGCGAGTCCGGGATGAACACCTGACCCGTCATGGCAATGCTCCCTAGGGCAACATGCACCAACGGTCCGGCAAGGGCCACGAGCACCCGCTGCTTTCCGGAACTCAAGCGCCACCCATCGGTAACGTCGCAGAAAAAGGCCGGCGAGAGGTAGAACAACATGATCCCGATCCGCCGCGGCGTGCCGCCAAAGTAAGTTAGCGCCATGCCATGACCCAGTTCGTGCAGCAGGGTGGACACGAACATCGCTGCCACCACGTACAAATAGGCCTCCAAAGGAAGTGGCGTTGAGAGAACACGCCACATGCTGGGCCCTGCGAAAAACACACCGATCAATCCGCTGAGCAGGAGCAACAGTGCTGCGACTGCCCCAGCGGGTCTCATCATGGCTGCAACTGCCGGGCGGAATCTCTCCAACAGCGGTGCCGGGTTGAAAAGGGTGAATTGCACGGTGAAGGGCGGTCTGAACTGGACCCGTCGAGTCTCAGCCGGCCCCGCGCCGTCGTCGAAAATTCCCGTGTGCGCCAACTGGCGCACAATCCCTTCCACGTCCGCAGGCGTCCAGACGGGTCCCAGCAGCTGGGCGATCTGGGCTGGTTGCATGTCACCGTCCACAGCTTTCAAGACATCGGCGACGTCGGACGAGACCCGCGCTTTCGGCACACCATTGATGGCGACGATCCAAGGCCCGCCCTCCTGCAGCGGCACGTCAACGGATGCAGACGATGCAAGCTGCACCGGCCACTCAAGTTCACCGCGCACAGTCTTCCCCCATCTGCTCATATCAATGGATGCGGGGTTGAGGGGCAGCCAGGCATGACAAACAGCCCTTTGCTCTCGTCCATGGTCAAGGGGACAGCCCCGGGGCAGATGGCCTTACCGGCCACCCACCCCAACTCCTGGATCGCTGGGGGAAGCCTGTGCGTGAGGTTGACCCAGTGAGTGCTGATGTTTCGTCCGGCCAAATGCTGCACCAGGATATCCACGTCAGGCACAGGGTGGCTTGCGGGAAAGCAGGACGATGTGAAGGTTCCAACCCACTGCCTCAACTCAGCGATCGCCGGTGCAGTTGTCCAGAAGTCAGCACGGGAGTCGTCATCCGTCACCGGCACATCCGCCACCGGTGCATCCGTCAACTCGGAGACTGGCCCGACCGAAGCCGGGCGGGCAGACTCTTCCCGGGCTAGATAGAGCTCCCGGATTTGCAGCCCTTCTTGGAGAGCTCCCCTGAGGGCAATGACAGGGTCCGAGGCTGCTTTGAGTCCCACGGCGCCAAAGCCAGCAGACCCCTTCTGCTCCGTGATGATGCAAACTGCAGTCAACAGCGGGCTGTCGTTGCTCGGAATGAAGGCAAGGGTGGGTTCCACGCCGGCCGCCCGGGCAGCAATCATGAGCAAACCAAGTCCCCTGGTTTCCGGCGCCTGACGGGTAGCTACGGGCATGCTTTCGGCATCGAACTTTTCCAGCGGGGTCCTCCGCCGCCACGCTGCAAGGAAGGCATCGCGTTCCACTACCTCCGCTATGCCGGAGCGCTGGGCGAAGGCTTCCGAGGGGCCGGAGGCTGCGCCGTTGGGTGAGGGATCGAAGTATGCATCCCAGGGGTTCAGCTGTCCGCGTCCAGGGGTGTAGTCCACAACGGGAGCGGGCACCAGGGTGGGGTCTCCCGTCAGCAGATCAGTGGCCCGGTACCAAGGGAAGTCGCAGGCGAGGGCTGACGCGCATCCTAAACCGGCACCCACATAATCCATTCTCATGTCGAGGCTGCCGCTCCGAGCAAGCAATCGCTCGGAATCTGCGGGCGCGGGAACCAGTGCGAATCGTTCAACCGCTTCACCCGCCCCTCTCGTCAGCGATGCCCGCTTCGTGACGTCGTAGGCGCCTACGGCAGAAGCGAGCTGAGCACCCGGTGCGCTATTGGCTAATCGCCCCACGGTTCGCCACAGCCCCACCTCATTGGGTACGTACACGGATGCTTCTGACACGAGTCCCAAGGAAGGGTGGAGCGTTCGTACGGCATCTACGCTCATTTGCCGCAAACCCATAGCTCCACGTCATGCAAATCAGGGCTTGGTGACGCCATCCGTACCGGCCGGCGTTCCAGGATGTTGAGTCCTTCGGCAGCGATCTCCTCCTCAAGGAGGCTGTTGCTCAGAAAGGCGAGGTCGCTGGCGTATGCGGACGATCTATAGGTCCCGTCTATGCCGAAGCTGACATGGATCATGGTCACGTGACGCGCCCCGTTGGCAGCGTCCCGGCCTTCCGCGGTGATCAGGAACGAATCGTCCCCCAGGGCCGAAACCGTACAGCGGCCGCCGTTGCCTAC is drawn from Arthrobacter sp. 31Y and contains these coding sequences:
- a CDS encoding NUDIX hydrolase, with the protein product MPASHPAPERFPVTVDVVALTVRDAQLSVLLITRLIEPFKGKPALPGGFVLAGEDLLEAAGRELAEETGVEQLPGHLEQLGSYGPKGRDPRGDVLTVAHLLLAPDFPVLSAGSDAEHAAWYPVRDILDGKLELAFDHARILDDALERAKSKLEYSPLGAAFCDEEFTIAQLRAVYEAVWGTRLDPRNFHRKATGTPGFLEDTGRMTAGDAGRPAALFRLAPEARPTPGQPTRAVLNPPLMRPRE
- a CDS encoding SPFH domain-containing protein encodes the protein MAIIKRYPWISHFLGSPTGYVVHLQKGTVRHRGVGQAFFFRPANSVLSEVPVDDQELPTLFHAITRDHQDVSVQANVTYRFIDPVAVSTRLDFGLQAAGKAPATGREQVSTIIGQLCQSHAIDQIATTTLAEALERGVSQLRLVLTEALRADARLQSTGIEILGVQVLAIRPEADVERALQTPVREQLQAEADRAVYERRAVAVERERTISENEMASQIELAVRRENLVAQEGANARRAAEEKAAAGLIEAQGSAERKGIGAEAEAHQIRLVGEAAAAREAATMEVYRGMEQATLLALAFKDAAGSLPNIGNLTITPDLLSGALAGLFKEPAATVEATK
- a CDS encoding type I restriction endonuclease yields the protein MEFAERLSALAAKVRQQRGIIETEEATKNAFVMPFISSILGYDVFNPLEVVPEFTADVGVKKGEKIDYAIVKDGEVQILIECKKSVEPVKIEHASQLFRYFAVTNARIAILTNGETYQFFTDLDAPNRMDAKPFLVLDLNDIDETLLPELQKLSKDVFDLDSIISAAGELKYIGELKRTLAAQFREPEDEWVKFLTSRVYTGAYTQRVREQFTALVAKATKQFLNDQVNERLKKALGAQAYAPSDDIAAAAVSSKPVAEADLAEADALETTLEEIEGYQIVRAIVCSEVKPNRVVQRDAKSYFAVLLDDNNRKPIARLHFNRTQKYLGLFDANKEETRMPIGSLEEIYEHTEVLRATVKSYL
- a CDS encoding NAD(+)/NADH kinase codes for the protein MATPRIVIVHRRTELQELLDRHATRGQAEFFLRTRGRSIQDVQDRHDQLTSALATIRAAVPSDWRQAEVERADLSRFLLTAEDIIAVVGQDGLVANVAKYLNGQPVIGIDPEPGANPGVLVRHTPARAAALLGAADVGRLHCQDLTTVTATLDDGQQLSALNEVFVGHASHQSAKYTVTVPSFKVPGGQSERQSSSGLIVSTGTGATGWCASIALDRGGRALPAPSDPRLAWFVREAWPSPVTGASLTEGVLEAGEVLRITVASDQLVVFGDGMEDDRLTASWGQEITVQLGQRPLRLVV
- a CDS encoding GNAT family N-acetyltransferase; the protein is MAINFDVRRAEPTDALEMAKVHVDTWRETYRGLMSDSALDDPELLAWREKFWTAALSDPRYEKNNAAVAVHEERVIGIAMSGPSPEHAEGQQELFVLYTYAAFHGSGVGAALLNEVISPSTPAVLWVADPNPRAQAFYRKNGFIADGTVKIEDDVKDVRMVRTHTN